Genomic DNA from Eriocheir sinensis breed Jianghai 21 unplaced genomic scaffold, ASM2467909v1 Scaffold750, whole genome shotgun sequence:
tatggagagagagagagagagagagagagagagagagagagagagagagagagagagagagagagagagagagagagagagagagagagagagagagagagagagagagagagagagagagagatagagagagagagagagagagagagagagagagagggagatagagagaggaggagagagagagagagagagagagagagagagagagagagagagagagagagagagagagagagagagagagagagagagagagagagagagagagagagagagagagagagagagtttaatataTAGTGAAaaagtgttgttttgttttattaatgtttttttttatctttttttcttcctcttcccttccttattttttctttttcctttttctatttcatttctttatttccttctctcttttcccttctttctttcctctccaatccttcctttccctgcacttctctttctcttcccttccttccctttccttccttccttcccaatcccttcactttccatcctttcccttcccttccaatcccttcactttccatcttttcccttcccttccactccctacccttctcttccaatcccttcacttcccatcctttcccttcccttcccttccattccttttccgtcccttcccatcctttcccttcccttcccttcccttcacttcccttcccttcctttcccttcccatcccttcccttctctttcttatctctcctaatctcccctttccttcccttcccttcccttcccttcccttccaacagGACTCCCTTCCAGACCAACCGTCCCTTCTCGTTCCCCCTTCCGTCTACGACTATGTGGCAGGGTTGAGGGtcctgccccccgccccccctccgccaccccttcactcctcctcctcctcctcctccaccccccttccaccccttcaccaccaccaccaccacctcctccaaaaaacaggtaagaaatgaaataataaaggtgataaaaggtggaagagagataAGATAGAAGATATTAAGGAGAACGATagtaagatagaaagatagggggaagaaataagatgaaaaaaatgtaaaataaagaaagtattGATGTAGAAGATTGTAATGAATGCAAAACGTAATgacctctctatatatatttttcttcttttcttcctttcctttctttccttattttcttgtgtgttttcaattttgatatattttccaatttattattttcttcctcaaaaaataaacaaaaaagaaataggaggaggaagcagggaagaggaggaagaagaggaggaacacgaaccggatgataaagaagaagaagaagaagaggaccggaaaagaagagaaaacaagcaaaacaacaacatcatcatcaccaccactaacaataacaacaacaacaatcgggaaagagaacaaggaataggagagaaaagatcGGAGGAGAagcgaagaacaggaagaggaggaggaggaaagggaatcaCCAACTCTAGAACACAGAATCGGGGCCTAATCTCAGAAGACTCGATCTCCTTATGCGACTCTGAATCCTCTCTCACGATCGCTGCCAATCAGTCGCTGAACTTAAGCCAAACACTGAGCCATCAACTTAacaaccatcaccaacaacaacaacaacagcagccgtGCCACACCTTATCGAACGCTccattttccacctctctctctccctttcctccaaataCTGCagcacctcatcttcctccctcctcctctttctcttcctctcctcccaccaccaccaccagctctaatacacacacatgtacacttcTCTCCGCGCACACGAACACATGTACACACGGGCCTTGCGAGTGTGTGTACGTCAGTGGGacccatcaacatcatcagcaaGTTGGCCGCTTGAgatgtggtgagtgtgtgtgtgtgtgtgtgtgtgtgtgtgtgtgtgtgtgtgtgtgtgttgttgttgttgttgttgttgttgttgttgtattgtcATTACTaattattctctcttctttctctacatttctctcctccaccccctcttcctttccttttcttctctttctcctccttttcccctctttctcttccttcacttccttcctttctttctttcttcctttctcctcgtccttttctttctcttccttccttccttccttccttcctttattttatttttctattccttccattcttacccaccactacctcctcctcctcctcctcctcctccacagaaaaCACCCAAGACCCaccttccacaccaccaccacaaccaccacccaccacctccacctcacagGAATCCAGGCGGTACAGATTGGCCCAGGAGATCCTACATACGGAAAAGGACTATTGCCAGATCCTATGGACACTGCAGGATACCTTTGCCGAGCCgttgaggagagaaggaatcCTGAGCCCCAAGGATATCAGCACGCTATTCCCGGAGGAGGTCCAGCATCTCTATGACAAACACAGCATCCTACATCATCAGCTGAGGGAGAGATTGGCGTCCTGGAAATGGCAGCCTCTGTTGGGGGATATCCTTGTGAAGTTTGTTGATGGCCAGCAGAGTAATGTCCTTCGCCTGTACACATCCTACGTCAATGAGTTCCCTGAGGTGCTGAAGACGTTTAGGAAGCTGTGTTGTACGTCCCAGCCCTTCACAAGGTTtattaaggtaagggaagggaaaatttgggaaagagaagggaaggaatgggaagggaaagattattaagggtaaggaaaggaagggaagggaaaaattaggaaaggtagggaagagaagggaaggaatgggaagggaaaggaagggaaaggtaggaaagagaagggaaggaatgggaagggaaagattattaagggtaaggaagggaagggaaaggggaaggaagggaagggaagggatgtgttttatagatttattttttccatttaactttttctcctctctctctctctctctctctctctctcttcttcctttcccttctttactctccttatctcctcctcctcctcctcctcctcctcctcctcctcctcacaattaTCCTTCCATTCCAGAACCGTTTACAGGACCCatcacacggaggaggaggaggaggaggaggaggaggaagaagagaaggaagaaaaaaaccaaAAGGCGAAGGATATGAACCTGAAGGACTCGATCTTGGTATCCTTCTATTGGCGCCTATACAAAGGGTCCCCAGATACATTCTCCTACTACAGCGCCTTCTCAGACACACACCTGAAGCACACCTGGACCACGCTCACCTGCACACCTGTCTGAGTCGTCTACGTGGGTTCCTAACGAGGCTTAACGACGCTATGGAACACTCCTTTCACCTGGTCTATTTAAACTCACACCTGGATATTGAAAGGGAAAGTGGATTAGAAGGTGgagtttctgtttcttcttccactttgtcgcttcctcctcctccacctcttcctcttcctccttcctcttcttcttctggtgttttgtgttcttcctcctcttcttcctctcctcctcctcctccttcttccattctctccgttTCCTCGCCTCTCTCAATCCCTGGTTCCTCTCTGActgttctgcctcctcctcctcctcctccttcttctcctcctcctccttcttcttctcttccttcctcctctcttccctctcagcctcatgtaacatcccctcctcctcctcctcttccttcttcctcgtctcttcttcactcctcctcctcctcctcctcctcctcctcttcctcctttgcctcctccactcatctccaccactCATGTCACTCTCTCCACTTCCCCGGTGGAGATGAGCTCTCACCTCCACGGCAGGCTggtcatctccaccaccaccacaaccaccatcaccaccatcaacaacaacaacaacaacaacaacaacaacaaaagaggtatgaaattattattgttattattattattattattattattatgagtgtgtgtaattttttttcttaatatatgttctctttctcctcctcctcctcctcctcctccacttcttctcctcctccacagaatTGGCCGGGCCCCACGCCGCTCCACatcctccatcacctcttccaCCAGCCCTCCACTgagcccccacccaccccacagcCCCTCCAGGCCCCCCCAGAGGTCCTACAGCTccgtggggggggaggggcgggggggcaAGCACCGGTCACCCCCCCTCGATAACCGTTCCTCCTCGCTCCCCCCAATTTTCAGCTCCCCAGGCAAATATAAAAAGTCcgtcatctcccctccctccccatcctccccggCCCCCCCTGAAATCCCCAGCCCCCTCAGGACCCCCGTAGGACCCCAACAGGTCAGGGTGAGGTCACGGAGCGAGAGTGTGACCTCCCGGCGTCCTATAAGTGGGTCAATTTTAACACCGTCACTTTCCGTTTTAAGTATGTCGTCAAATTTCCAGATTAGTCAAGCCTTTCTCTCTGACTCCCTTCCCTGCTCTGCCCCCCCTTCCCAGcgccccccagccccccctaaGGGTAGtgtagggggtgaaggggagatgtGCCCCCCTCACAACCCCCCCATGTGGCCAGGACCCCCcccaggaagacaggaagaggaagaagggaacagaagcgGGAAGAAGAAATCAACTTCCTTCAAAACTTCCCTCAAGAATATATTTATGTTTAAGAAGAGGTATGTTAGTATGttggtgtctcctcctcctcctctttcacctcctcctcctcctcctcttcctcctcctccacatactcctcctccttctctcctccatcgtATCTCCAAAGGTAATTgttcctcccatcttctctctccttctccactctcttcctccattccacatctctcctcctcctcctcctcttcttcctcctctccttcctcctcctccaaaagaagAGGTTCAtggtgtgttagtgtgttggtTTATGAtaagtattcttcctcctcctcttcctcctcctcctcctctcctcctcctcttcctcctcctcctcctcttgtatttcATGAGAGTTCTGtgtgattcttcctcctcctcctcctcctcctcctcctcttcttcttgtatttCATGAGCGTTCTGtgtaattcttcttcctcctcctcctcctcttcctcttccttgtgtaTTTCATGAGAGTTCTATataattctttttcctcctccttcttctcttcctcctcttcgttttcctcctcctcttcatcttcttcctcttcacaaaatccacaaaaaataaaataaaataataataatgaaaaaaaaaactatcaatcattattattattattattattattattattgttcctctCTATCCTGCGCTGTGATTGGCTGATATAGGCCACGCCCCTTCCACTCAACCCACCAATAGGAGAGCTCTGTGAGATTTGACCTTATATATACTaaagctttttttattattattatttttattattattatttttattccttcttgttttccttttctc
This window encodes:
- the LOC126994228 gene encoding uncharacterized protein LOC126994228, yielding KPYLYFIYSSPSLISTGHLHSSPQLQSAVVEMKATLAEAVTKLGVAVEEEKRKGGGGGGGECQVEEEVEEMRRRCQENTAETLRLVISLKADLTSLQKEVAGVSERQDTLQAALSHILEERKMIISDLSQAGVISLHTRSKLESRSDLLGGGGVGLVGGLGGGGRGGSGNHSNDSGVAMLLERAHLAFGGGGGDPSPPSPTPTTHRTSDQDSLPDQPSLLVPPSVYDYVAGLRVLPPAPPPPPLHSSSSSSSTPLPPLHHHHHHLLQKTEIGGGSREEEEEEEEHEPDDKEEEEEEDRKRRENKQNNNIIITTTNNNNNNNREREQGIGEKRSEEKRRTGRGGGGKGITNSRTQNRGLISEDSISLCDSESSLTIAANQSLNLSQTLSHQLNNHHQQQQQQQPCHTLSNAPFSTSLSPFPPNTAAPHLPPSSSFSSSPPTTTTSSNTHTCTLLSAHTNTCTHGPCECVYVSGTHQHHQQVGRLRCENTQDPPSTPPPQPPPTTSTSQESRRYRLAQEILHTEKDYCQILWTLQDTFAEPLRREGILSPKDISTLFPEEVQHLYDKHSILHHQLRERLASWKWQPLLGDILVKFVDGQQSNVLRLYTSYVNEFPEVLKTFRKLCCTSQPFTRFIKNRLQDPSHGGGGGGGGGGRREGRKKPKGEGYEPEGLDLGILLLAPIQRVPRYILLLQRLLRHTPEAHLDHAHLHTCLSRLRGFLTRLNDAMEHSFHLVYLNSHLDIERESGLEGGVSVSSSTLSLPPPPPLPLPPSSSSSGVLCSSSSSSSPPPPPSSILSVSSPLSIPGSSLTVLPPPPPPPSSPPPPSSSLPSSSLPSQPHVTSPPPPPLPSSSSLLHSSSSSSSSSSSSFASSTHLHHSCHSLHFPGGDELSPPRQAGHLHHHHNHHHHHQQQQQQQQQQQKRIGRAPRRSTSSITSSTSPPLSPHPPHSPSRPPQRSYSSVGGEGRGGKHRSPPLDNRSSSLPPIFSSPGKYKKSVISPPSPSSPAPPEIPSPLRTPVGPQQVRVRSRSESVTSRRPISGSILTPSLSVLSMSSNFQISQAFLSDSLPCSAPPSQRPPAPPKGSVGGEGEMCPPHNPPMWPGPPPGRQEEEEGNRSGKKKSTSFKTSLKNIFMFKKSSSSSSINRRRGGGGRGGGGGEDQEEEEEVKEGRYWDPPSTSTSTNSTTTSTTSITTPLHHHHHHHRNQHHQLSASCLSVVGDFMDEEGNPCSNV